In Vibrio mangrovi, the DNA window AGGAAAAAACTCAGGCTGTCCCTGACAGACTGGTGACTGCATTGGAAACTCTGAACGAGACCCTGAGTGACTATCAGGCTCAGGGTGCTCTGGGGCAGAATATTCAGCAAAGCCTTGATGCTGTGCAACGCAATCTTGAAGCATTGTATCCACTGTTACAGGATCTGCGTCAGCAGCCGAACTCGATTATTTTCGGTAAGCAGCATGAACAGGATATTGAGCCACAGGCGACAAAGGGGAGAAGTGAATGATATCAGCACGTGTACTTTTGTTATGGATGATGCTGGCTCTGATCGGTGGTTGTTCGGGAAGTTCCGCATTAGAAACCACACAGTATCTGTTGCCGATGTCTGAAACTGTTCCTGCCATGCAGCACGAACCGCAGATCCGGCAACCGATTCAGATTAAAGCGATCAAAATGCCGGGATATCTGGAAAAGCCAAATATCGTAATGGTTGATCCGGATGGACAGGTCTATCTGGCATCACAGAATTTGTGGGCGGAGTCTCTGAGTTCTCAGTTGGAAAAGATGACCTTGAGACGTTTGAAAGAGCGTTTACCTGCTTTGACATGGATTCCTTCATATCAGTATATCCGGCCGAAACTATTACTCGATATCGAGGTGTATAACTTTCACGCCGATATGAAGGGTAGAATTATCGCCTCCGGACACTGGTCACTCTGGTCGGACTCGAAACAACTGTTGCATGAAGCATCATTTGAAAAATCAGTGCTGATGCAGGAAAACGGTTATCCGGCAATGACAAAACAGTTGTCCCGTATCTGGCTGGAACAGGTGATTGACCCGATTGCTGTCACCCTGACTCACCTCAAGTGATTTCTTCACTTTATCCTGTGGCGGATACCGGCACGGGCATTCCGATTGTGCTTTCCCGGTATTAATGTTCTGAAAAACCGTTGCATCTTGTATTTCAGGGTGCCGGGTTATGATTTATTAATGAAATAACCGTTATTTTTATGATTCTCACTAAAGAATGCGTGATTCAAACCGCTAAAATGATGTCCGGTGATGATTTTTATCTCATTACTATTTCACAAAAATAAGACATTCATTTTTTCTGGGATAGCATTTATGAGTAGGTAATGATTTAATGTGACCGGTAACATAGGTAATCTGATGCACGGTAACGTGACTGATTTAGAGATGTTTCACAGATACTTTCTTCTATCTTTATATTGTTCACCTATAGTTAATAAGTAGAAAACATGTGTCATGCAGTGGGGAACTTTTTCTCTGATCCCATGATGTGTTGTAAATAAAAACAAGACGATAGATTGTTTCACAAATTTAAGGAGTGCTTCCTATGCAACTTAGCTTGAAAAGGAAGATCGTTCTTTCTGTCATTGCTGCTATTACTCTAACGGCAGTAATTCTGGTTATTGTCAGTTATCAGTCTTTTAAGAAAGACAGTTGGCGGGCGATTCAAAGTGAGAGTCAACATACATTGCAGGCTTATGCTAAAGGGATTAGTGAGTGGTTCCACGATAAGCAACTCGCAATTGAAGGGCTGAAAGAGGAAATTGAGCAGAACCCTACGCTGGATGTTGTACCTCATTTAAGACAAACACTGAAGTCTGGCGGGTTCGGATTAAGTTATTACGGTAATGAAAAAGGTGAAATGTTCAGACAGGATCCTTCCCTGAATAAACCGGGATACGATCCTCGGGTCCGGGGTTGGTATAAACTGGCGAAGTCACAGGATAAAGCAGTAACGACCGATCCTTATATCAGTGTCACAATGAAAACTCTGGTTGTAACACTTGCCGATCCAGTCCGGCAGAATGGCCAGCTAATCGGGGTGGCAGCTTCGAATCTGGCTCTGGACCGCTTAATCGGTGATGTACTGAAAATGTCGGTGCTGGGAGACGGATATGCCATTCTGGTCAATAAAAAGGGAACCGTGGTTGCCCACCCCAATAAAGATTTGATCCTGAAGCCAATCAGTGAAGCGATTCCACAGTTGACGGTTCAGTCTCTGTCTCAGGCGTCCGATTCCGGAGAGCCGCTGTTTATCGATATCGGTGGAAAAGACAAAGTCGTGATGGGTAAAGGTATTGAGCATACTGACTGGATGCTGATCATGATTATGGATCAGGCGACACTGGAAAAACCGATGAATGCTTTGCTGGTAAGTCAGATTACGATTGCTATCGTCATCCTGATTGTTATGGCACTGCTGACATCATGGGTATTGTCCAGACAGTTAAGTGCAATTGGTGCTATTGGCTCGGCTCTGGCAGAAATTGCTGAAGGTGATGGTGATCTGACTAAACGCCTGGAAGTCAACAGTCAGGATGAACTGGGGATGTTGGCCGACCGGTTCAACAAGTTTGTCGATCGTCTCCACGTCATGGTGAAAAAAGTCAGTGATGTATCGATTGCCCTGAATCATAAAGCCGACAGTGCTGCATCTGCAGCGGCTCAGCGTAGTAAGCAGTTGAGAACTCAGCAGGATGAGATCACCATGGTGGCAACAGCAGTTACTGAGATGGCTTCAGCAACCGCTGAAATTGCCGGAAATGCTGAAAATACAGCGAAAAGTGCCAATCAGTCGGTTGAGCTGGGTGCCGAAGGTTATGAACAAATGCAGAAGAGTATGCAGTCCATTAACCAGTTGGCGGAAGAATTGAACCGGGCTGCAGGAATTATCGGAGATCTTGAAGTTCACGCGAACGAAATCTCAACCATTCTGTCGACAATCCGTGCCATTGCGGAACAAACTAACCTGCTGGCACTGAATGCTGCGATTGAGGCTGCAAGAGCTGGAGAGCAGGGACGTGGATTTGCTGTGGTTGCCGATGAAGTCCGGGTTCTTTCTCAGAGAACTCATGCTTCCACCGAAGAGATTCAGTCTAAGATCGAAGGTTTGCAGAAAGTAACAACCAATGCAGTGAGTGTGATGCAGGAAAGTCACCATCTGGTTGAAAATAGTGTGCAGGATTTCAGTCATACTGGTGAAAAACTACATGCGATCAGTGAGTCGATCACCATGATTAGTGATATGGCGACACAGATTGCTTCCGCAGCGGAAGAACAGTCGCTGGTGACTGCGGATATCAATGGAAATACTGAATCCGTCCGGGAAGTGAGTGACCAGATGACTCATGAAGCACAGATTGCAGCCGAAGAAGCTCAGGAAGTGCACCGTTTGATGACTGAACTGGGACGGGAAATTTCACGGTTTAAACTCTGAAACACCGGAAAATACCAATGAAGGTGAATTGAACGAAAATATAAAGCCCCGGTCAGAAATGATTGGGGTTTTTTATTACAGAGTCGCTAATATAAAAATGATGACAGAGGAAGTGATCGATGAAAATTATTAACGCACGTTTAAGAGGTTCAGACGTTCTTTATTCGATTCAGATAAAGGACGGTATTTTTCAGGCGATTCAGCCGCAGGGTGGTATTTCTCACGAAACGGCTGATATTGATGCAATGGGCAAGTTTGTTGTGCTCCTTTTGTTGAACCTCACATCCATCTGGATGCGGTTTTGACTGCCGGTGAACCCCGCTGGAATATGAGTGGGACGCTTTTTGAAGGCATTGAGTGCTGGGCAGAAAGGAAGGCGACACTGAGTATTGACGATGTTAAGCAGCGGGTACTGACGACCGCAGAACTTCTGATTGCTAACGGAGTGCAATATGTTCGCACCCATGTGGATGTAACAGATCCGGAATTGATTGCTCTGAAAGCGATTAATCAACTAAAGCCTATACTTCAGCCGTATCTTGACCTACAGATTGTTGCTTTTCCTCAGGAAGGCATATTCTCTTATCCCAACGGTAAAGACTTGATGGAACAAGCGCTTGAGATCGGTATTGATGTCGTTGGGGGAATTCCGCATTTTGAATTTACCCGGGAATATGGCGTTGAATCAATGCACTGGGTGATGGATTTTGCCCGCCGGCATGGAAAGCTGGTGGATGTTCATTGTGATGAAATTGATGATGAAAACTCTCGTTTTCTGGAAGTATTGGCAACGGCTGCACTGGAACAGGGTATGGGGCCAAAAGTTACGGCCAGCCACACTACTGCCATGCACTCTTATAACAATGCTTACTGTTCTAAGTTATTCCGGTTGTTGAAAAAGTCACAGATTAACTTTGTTTCCTGTCCAACGGAAAACCTGCATTTGCAGGGGCGTTTTGATGAGTTTCCAAAGCGACGGGGAATTACCCGGGTGAAGGAGCTTCATCGGGCTGGGATCAATGTGGCTTTGGCACAGGACTCGATACAAGACCCGTGGTACACACTGGGGAACGGAAAGCTGCTCCGTGAACTGGACTTTGCAATTCATGCCTGTCATATGATGGGATATGAAGATTTAGCTACAGCGCTGAGTTTTATTACCGATCATGGTGCCAGAGTGCTGAATATTACTGAGCGGTATGGTATTGCTGAAGGAAAACCTGCCAGTCTGATTATTCTGAACGGGAAAGATGATGTATCTGTTCTGAGAGAACAGAGTGATGTTTTGTGGTCCGTCAGGGAAGGAAACGTTCTGCTTGAACGTCAGCCTGCAACGATCAGACAGAGTGTCAGGCTGAGTTCTCAACTCAGACAGGATATTTAATATTGTTGGTGATTTTTTAATCTAAACAAGTTAATCTGTTGCAAATAAAAAATAATCTCTTTCAAATAAGAAAGTTATGATGAGCGTTTTGTTATGAGTGATTATTTTACTGGTATCTGAAAACGCTCTGAAAATAATGCTAATATGATTTGAGAATTCGCGACTATGGATAGTGCAAATTCGCCTTTGGGAAGTGAACGACATTTGCTGTGGATTATTCAACTGGCACCGGTGCTGGTTGTTGGTTGCCTTGCAGTGTTGTTGAACGGTTATCTGTATGAGGCTGACAGAAAGAGATTTACCGAGAATAGTGATTCGCTACGCTATGAAATGACGGTCTCAGAGAAATCGTTGATGCAGCAGCATGTGGCTCTGATTCATAAAGAGTTTGAACGGCAGAAATCATATCTCATGCAACGCCTTCAGTCCCGGGTTCGTCAGCGGGTTTATGATGCTTATGAGATGATTAACCACCTCTATTATCAAAATAATGTCCTTTCTCCGGAAGAAATCAAACATTCAGTAACGCAGGCATTACAGTCACAGGGCTCTATTGGCCGTTCCGGTTATTTCTTCATTCAATCCCGTCGTCATTCTCAGCAACTGGGAGCTCTGGCAGAGAATATTCAGGTATTTCCGGCTTCTTTCCATCCTGACTCACCCGTCTCTGATGCATTTATGGCACAAATTGAGCGTAAGGGAGAGTCTTTCTTTCGCTGGAAAGTTCAGCCGCAGTTCCATCAGTCTTCAGTTGAGAGAATGGGATTCGGTAAGTATTTTTCCCCGTTGGGATGGGTTATTGGTGCGGTCGAAAATGTTTCGGCAATGGAATATGACGTCCAGCAGTCGTTATTGAACTGGATTGACCAATATCCTTACGAGCAGGTTCGCCATCAAAGTGGTGATACCTATGTCATCTCTGTTGTTGATCGCAATGGTCAGATTCTGGCTCATAGCGAGCCGTCTTATATCGGCAGACAGCTTGAAGGTATACAGACATCAACAGAGAAAACCGTTCCCTGGTCAACCTTCGGTTTATCTCATCTTCCCGGCAGTTTCGTGCAGGGGCAGATGAAATTCAGTGATGGTCTGACTGCTGAAAATTCGATTCTTTATATGGATGGTCTGGGTAAGTGGGGCTGGACGATTGTCGCTGGTTTCCCGATGACGCGTTTTGATGATTATTTTCAGCAGAAACTGGCTCATATGAAGCGTAAGAGTGATGAGGCATTGTGGAATATCGTTGTCTTCAGTGCCTTGTTTTCGGGGATGATTCTGTTGATTTCTTATTATGTCGGCAGGATGATCGCCGGGCGCTTTTCCCGCTATCAGGAAAAAATTCGCCAGCATATTCAGCATGTTGAAGATGCCCGGGATCAGATGCATTTTATGGCAATGCATGATGTCCTGACATCGTTACCCAATCGGATGATGTTTCTGAATGGTATCAACCAGGAAATTTCAAGACTCCGTTTTAAATCGCCGGAACAATATCTGGTTGTTGTATTTGTCGATCTTGATGATTTCAAAAAAATCAATGATAAATATGGTCATGCGATTGGTGATCAACTGTTGGTCATGGTTGCTGAGCGTTTTAAACACCTGCTGGATGAGCATGAATCCGTTGCCAGATTCGGGGGCGATGAGTTTGTATTCCGTTTTTCGGGATTTGCCCGGAAAGAAGATGCAGAACAGAAAGTTTCGCGAATACAGCATGTATTTGATGAGCCATTTGATCTGGATGGTACTCATTTACATACAACCTGTAGTATCGGAGCAAGTCTGTATCCCGATGATGGTGAATCCGCTGAAGAGCTATTACATAAAGCTGATATTGTGCTTTATCAGGCGAAGAAAAATCAGCGGGGAAGCATCGTTTTCTACAATCAGGATATTCATGCGCACCTGCAACATTTTCTCGCGATTGAAGCCCAGCTTGAACATGCGTTGAATAAGCAGGAATTGTTTATCTGTTACCAGCCGTTAGTTCACGTCAAAACATGGAATGTTCTTGGTGTTGAAGCATTGGTCCGGTGGAATAATGATGTGCTCGGCGTCGTGAAACCTGAAGAGTTTATCCATATTGCTGAAGATGTCGGCCTGATCTATCCGTTGGGAAATTACATTTTTGAGCGGGCCTGCCGGGAAGTTCTGGCAATCAGTCCAAACGGTCTCTGTGCGCTGACTCTGAATGTGAATGTCTCCGCCAAACAGCTACTGGCTCCGGGATTTGTGCGGGATATTGTTGCGATTGTCCACAAAGTTGGAATCGATATTCACCGAATTCATTTGGAAATTACGGAAAGTGCATTTATCCGGGAATTCCGGCAGGCCCGTGAAATTTTACTGTCTTTGAAGCGGGAAGGTGTTCGGATCTCACTGGATGATTTCGGTAAAGGTTATGCCTCTCTGAGTTATCTGAATCAGTTACCGATTGATGAGGTTAAAATTGATAAGAGCTTTATTGATAAAATGTTATGCAGTGAAGAGAGCCGTTCTCTGATTAAATCGATACTGGCAATTGGGCAGTCTGCTCATTTCAATGTAGTTGCCGAAGGAGTTGAAACCCATGCCCAGTTACTGGAACTGACCAATCATTCCCCGACAGGTTGTCTGGCTCAGGGTTATTACTTTGATAAACCAATGAGTGTCGAAATGATTCAGGAAAGAATGCGGTCGTCAAAACGCTGGGGTTGTGGGCTCCGGTGAACTTCATCTGGCTGCCTCCGATAGCCAGAATTCCCTCTAACTTACTGCAAATAGCATTTATATAGGCACATAAATGAATATTCGTAGGATCAGGCAAAAATACGGTAATAATGGGCTATAAGCCTGTCGATAACTCACGTTATATTTCACTATCAGACAAAGAATGATGTTGTTGTAACTTCGTTTGAAGTGAGTACCGGTTAACGGGTTCATTGAGTTATATGACAAGGGAGTCATCCAGATGAGTGAAGATATAAATCAGACAAGAAGAAAAGCGATGAAAGCAACCGGTGCAGTTGGTGTCGGTATGATGCTTTCAAACCCAGTGAATGTTCTGGCAAGTCAATCCGGTGCTGAGGGTAAAATCCAGTCGCGTGGATACGCTGCTTTTGATACCTCGGGAAAACTGGCACCATGGAAATTTGAGCGTCGCCCGGTCGGAGATAATGATGTACTGATTGATATCAAATATGCCAGTATCTGCCATTCTGATATCCATCAGGAAAAAGGTCACTGGGGACCGCAACAGTACCCACAGGTTCCGGGCCATGAAATGGTCGGGATTGTTGCTGCTGTCGGTAAAAATGTGACTAAATTTAAAGTAGGCGACCGTGCTGGTGTCGGCTGTATGGTCGGTGGCTGCCATGACTGTAATACCAATGAAGAACAATATGGTGCTGATACCATCTTTACTTATGGTTATCCGGATAAGCGTTCTCCAACTGGGATTTCTCAGGGTGGATACTCCAATAACATTGTTGTAGAAGACCACTACGCAGTACATGTTCCTGAAGGCGTGAGCTTTGAAGAAGCAGCACCGCTGATGTGTGCAGGGATTACCACTTATTCTCCGCTGATGCGTGCCGATCTTAAACCCGGGACAAAAGTAGGTGTTGCGGGTATTGGCGGCCTGGGTCATATGGCGGTGAAAATTGCACTGTCAAAAGGTGCTGAGGTTTATGCTTTCACCACATCGCCTTCTAAAGTCAAAGATATTCTGGCCTTTGGTGCCAAAGAAGTTATTGTTGTTGATGATATTTCCAAATTGGGTAAGTACCGAGGTCAGATGGACTATATGATCTCGACGATTCCATATGGATTTGATGTTGTCGCGTATGCCGCTGTTGTGAAGCCATACGGTACTTTTACTCAGGTAGGAATGCCTGAAAAATTTGAAGTGACTATGAATGCGCTGAGTCTGGCTGCATCACGGGTTAACTTCAATTCGTCTTTGATCGGTGGAATGCAAGAAACTCAGGAAATGGTGAATTACTGTGTTGAGCATAATGTATTACCTAAAATTGAGATGATTAGTGCTAAGCAGATCAACGATGCCTGGGAAAATGTGGTTAATAAGAAAGCAAGATACCGTTATGTAATTGACGCATCAACCTTCTAATCTCATTTATCAGATAGTTTGTTTCGAAAGGGCGATAGTTTATCGCCCTTTTTTATATCCTATGCGCAGTAAGTAATGGATGAACAACGAATTCTGGACAATATGATGTTCTTATAGCAAAGTAAAACACGGTTCTAACAACAAATAAGGATAAGGACTCAGAATGTTTAGTCATATTGTCGTCGGCTCAAATGATATTGAAAAATCAAAAATATTTTATGATGCACTGATGGAAGTGTTAGGGTATTCAGCGGGGATAATTGATGCGAAAGGCCGCTGTTTATACATTAACCCCGAGGGGAACTTTGTTGTGACTTCACCAGTTAATGGGGAAGAAGCAACTTCTGGCAATGGGATGACAATCGGTTTTAAAGTTACTAGTCCAGAATTGGTTGACGCATGGCATGAAGCCGGGGTTACTAGCGGTGGGATAGCATGTGAAGATCCTCCGGGAGTTCGTTCAAGCGCTGGTCGGGAAATGTATTTAGCTTATCTGCGGGATCCGACAGGAAACAAGCTCTGCGCTATGCATCTTATATCACAATGATGGCTAGCTTAAGCCTTTCTTCATATCAATAAAAATCATCCCGGCTTGTCCGGGATGATTTTTAGGTTCTATTGGCAGGATGCCGTTAAAGTACTGCTGCGATCGCTTTACACAGTGGCAGCATATTTGCTTTGGTCATGCCGGCGACACTAATACGTCCGGAGCCGACAATATAGATAGCGAATTCACTCTTCAGACGAGCAACCTGTTCAGGGCTCAGGCCAGAGAAAGAGAACATACCGTTTTGACGGGCAATGAAACTGAAGTCCTGTTGAACACCTTGCTCTTTCAGTGTTGCGACAAACAGATCGCGCATTTCCTGAATCCGTTCACGCATTTCGGCCACTTCCTGAATCCACTCAGCATTAAGTTCCGGATTGTTCAGAATGGTCGTGACAACAGCTGCACCGTGTGCCGGTGGGTTTGAATAGATCGAACGAATGATGCTTTTTACCTGAGAAAATGCAGTTGCAGCAATTTCTTCTGATTCAGCGACCAGAGTAAATGCGCCGACACGCTCGTTATACAGGCCGAAGTTTTTCGAGAATGAGCTGGCAACCAACAGTTCTTTGTTATAACGGGCAAAGATCCGCAGTCCGGCAGCATCTTCTTCGACACCTTTCGCAAAACCCTGATATGCAAAGTCGAACAGAGGAATCAGTCCTTTTTCTGCCATGAGTTTTGCCAGTGTTTCCCACTCTTCAGCCGTCGGATCGATGCCTGTTGGGTTATGGCAACAACCGTGAAGCAGAACGATATCTCCGGCAGCCGCATTTTGCAGATCAGCAACCATGGCCGAGAAATCTTTATCTTTGGTCTCTGCGTTATAGTAGCAGTATTGTGCCGTTTCCAGACCAGCAGCTTTGAATACCCCGTTGTGGTTTGCCCAGGTAGGGTTGCTGATCCAGATTTTGGTGCTGCTCAGATGGCGTTTGATAAACTCACCGGCAACCCGCAGTGCACCTGTGCCGCCTGGTGCCTGAGATGTTTTGGCTCTTTTGCTGGTAACAATTTCTGCATCGGCACCAAACAGCAGCTTTTGTACTGCCAGAGCATACTCCGCCATTCCTTCAATGGTGAGATAAGATTTTGTTTTTTCTGATTCGAGCAGAATTGCTTCTGCTTTTTTGACCGTCGCCAGAATCGGTGTTTCGCCGGATTCATTTTTATAAATACCGACACCCAGATTGATCTTCTCTGCACGTGGGTCGCTTTTGAACTCTTCAGTTAAGCCAAGAATGGGATCAGCCGGTGCTGCGACAACTTTTTCAAACATGTTTCTCGTCCGTGTAAAATTGAAAGGAAAGGGTGAATTTTTATGCCTGTTTAGAGGCATGCCAATGCAATTATTTATACATCTATGACTATCTTGTTACAACCGTCACATGATGAAAAAATTAAATAATTTCTGCTTTTGTCCAAATCATGTGGGAAACGGTTTTTTCAGACATAATTTATACTCAGTTAACCTCACGCAAAATAAAAATGCCACCGATTAGACGGTGGCATTATCAATAATAACAGATGTAAAACAACCAGATTAGAAGTTGGCTGAACGAGGTGTTCTCGGGAATGGAATTACGTCACGGATATTCCCCATACCAGTCACATAAGAGACCAGACGTTCGAATCCGAGACCGAATCCTGAATGAGGTACTGTACCGTAACGACGCAGGTCGCGATACCAGCTCATGCTTTCCGGTTCGATTCCCATATCCAGCATCCGCTGATCAAGAATGTCCAGACGCTCTTCACGCTGTGAACCACCGATAATTTCACCAATTCCCGGAGCCAGAACGTCCATAGCGGCGACAGTTTTACCATCGTCGTTCATACGCATATAGAATGCTTTGATATCTTTCGGATAGTTTTTCACAACAACCGGCGCTTTAAAGTGTTCTTCAGCCAGATAGCGTTCATGTTCCGAAGACATGTCAATTCCCCATTCGACCGGGAATTCGAAGGTTTTACCGGAATCAAGCAGGATTTGAATGGCATCAGTGTAATCAACCTGAGCAAAATCTGATTCAACAAATTTTTCCAGGCGGCTGATCACTTCTTTATCGATCCGTTGAGCGAAGAATTCCAGGTCGTCACGACGTTCTTCCAGAACTGCTTTGAAGACATACTTGAGCATGTCTTCGGCCAGTTTGGCAACATCATCCAGTTCTGCAAATGCAACTTCAGGTTCAACCATCCAGAATTCAGCCAAATGGCGGCTGGTGTTGGAGTTCTCTGCCCGGAAAGTTGGACCGAATGTATAAATTTTGCTTAGAGCACAGGCATAAGCCTCACCGTTTAGCTGGCCGGAAACCGTCAGAAATGTCTCTTTACCGAAGAAATCTTCATTAAAGTCGATATCACCTTGCTCTGTGTGAGGCAGATTAGTCAGATCCAGTGTTGAAACCCGGAACATTTCTCCGGCACCTTCACAGTCCGCAGCAGTGATCAGTGGGGTAGAAACCCAGAAAAATCCCTGTTCATGGTAAAAACGGTGAATAGCCTGAGAAAGACAGTTACGGACACGGGCAACGGCACCGATCACATTGGTACGTGGACGCAGGTGAGCGACTTCACGTAAGTATTCAATCGAGTGACGGGTTTTTGCCATTGGATAGGTATCAGCATCTTCAACCCATCCGACAACTTTGACTGCTGTTGCTGCCAGTTCAAAGTCCTGACCTTTTGCCGGTGATGCAACAACCTGACCTGTGACTTCGACAGAACAACCGGTTGTCAGTTTTAAAACTTCTTCATTGTAATTATTCAGATCATTAGGGACCACGGCCTGAATCGGGTCGAAACAAGAGCCGTCATAGATGGCAAGAAACGAAATTCCGGCTTTGGAATCACGACGTGAACGGATCCAGCCACGGACAGTGACTTCACTGTCAACTGCGAGCTTACCGCTTAATACGTCAACAACAGGCGCGTACGTCATAGTAATGTTTGTATCCTTTGGTTAATTATTACAAATAGTTAATTATTACAAATCAAGTGGTTATGCCATATGTGTCAGTGTCGTTATCTGACAGGAATCTTTCCCCGGCATCAATAGCTCCTAACAATACACTAAAATCAATGACTCTTGAATGGTTTAGCGTGAAGAAAGCCGGAGAAACACTATTCATTTACGACGCTTTTGACTACGGATTCGAAAGATATATGGTGCTGGGTGTTGCTTTCAACTGTGCCGTCATACCTGCCACGTGCTTTTCGCCACTTATTTTTTAATTCACCACTATGTCGCAAATCGACATCGGTGAGGCGTTTCGAAACATATCAACATAGAGGCCAGCCGATAACATCAGCGTGTAAGGACGATATGCCCTGAATGAAAGGTCAGCATGGAGAAAAATAAATGTTTACAAAGAATGATTCGATAGCCGGTTTCGATGATGCGGTATGGGCAGCAATGCAGCTTGAAGCAAAGCGACAGGAAGAACACATCGAGCTGATTGCATCAGAAAACTATACTAGCCCGCGTGTCATGGAAGCGCAGGGCTCTGTACTGACAAACAAATATGCCGAGGGCTACCCGGCGAAGCGTTACTACGGTGGCTGTGAGTACGTTGACCAGGTGGAAAGTCTGGCTATCGAGCGTGCTTGTCGTCTTTTCTGTGCTGATTACGCCAACGTTCAGCCTCACTCAGGTTCTCAGGCGAATGCTGCTGTTTACATGGCATTGTGTAATCCGGGCGATACGATTCTGGGAATGAGTCTGGATCATGGCGGTCACTTAACCCATGGTGCAAAAGTCAGCTTCTCCGGAAAAATCTACAATTCTGTTCAGTATGGTCTGAACCCGGAAACAGGTGAGATTGATTATGATCAGGTTGAGCGTCTGGCGAAAGAACACCGTCCGAAAATGATCGTTGCCGGTTTCTCTGCTTATTCAAGAAAAGTTGACTGGGCCCGTTTCCGTGAAATTGCCGACAGTGTCGATGCATACCTGTTTGTCGATATGGCTCACGTTGCCGGTCTGGTTGCAGCAAAACTTTATCCTAACCCAGTGCCATGGGCTGATGTTGTAACAACAACAACTCATAAAACACTACGTGGACCACGTGGCGGTCTGATTCTGGCACAAAGCAATCCTGAACTGGAGAAAAAACTAAACTCAGCAGTTTTCCCCGGAGGTCAGGGTGGTCCGTTGATGCATGTCATCGCTGCAAAAGCCGTTGCTTTCCAGGAAGCATTGCAGCCTGAGTTCCAGGAATATCAAAAGCAAGTGATTCTTAATGCTCAGGTGATGGCCGAAGTATTGAGTGGCCGCGGATTCGACATCGTATCTGATGGCACAGATAACCACCTGTTCCTGTTGAGCTTAATCAAGCAGGGATTAACCGGTAAGGCAGCGGATGCTGCACTTGGCCGAGCCAATATTACT includes these proteins:
- the glyA gene encoding serine hydroxymethyltransferase, with protein sequence MFTKNDSIAGFDDAVWAAMQLEAKRQEEHIELIASENYTSPRVMEAQGSVLTNKYAEGYPAKRYYGGCEYVDQVESLAIERACRLFCADYANVQPHSGSQANAAVYMALCNPGDTILGMSLDHGGHLTHGAKVSFSGKIYNSVQYGLNPETGEIDYDQVERLAKEHRPKMIVAGFSAYSRKVDWARFREIADSVDAYLFVDMAHVAGLVAAKLYPNPVPWADVVTTTTHKTLRGPRGGLILAQSNPELEKKLNSAVFPGGQGGPLMHVIAAKAVAFQEALQPEFQEYQKQVILNAQVMAEVLSGRGFDIVSDGTDNHLFLLSLIKQGLTGKAADAALGRANITVNKNAVPNDPQSPFVTSGLRIGSPVVTTRGFKEKECTLLAGWIADILDVLDDEAKLEEKIEEVKSQVIALCAEFPVYR
- a CDS encoding amino acid aminotransferase gives rise to the protein MFEKVVAAPADPILGLTEEFKSDPRAEKINLGVGIYKNESGETPILATVKKAEAILLESEKTKSYLTIEGMAEYALAVQKLLFGADAEIVTSKRAKTSQAPGGTGALRVAGEFIKRHLSSTKIWISNPTWANHNGVFKAAGLETAQYCYYNAETKDKDFSAMVADLQNAAAGDIVLLHGCCHNPTGIDPTAEEWETLAKLMAEKGLIPLFDFAYQGFAKGVEEDAAGLRIFARYNKELLVASSFSKNFGLYNERVGAFTLVAESEEIAATAFSQVKSIIRSIYSNPPAHGAAVVTTILNNPELNAEWIQEVAEMRERIQEMRDLFVATLKEQGVQQDFSFIARQNGMFSFSGLSPEQVARLKSEFAIYIVGSGRISVAGMTKANMLPLCKAIAAVL
- the asnS gene encoding asparagine--tRNA ligase, which produces MTYAPVVDVLSGKLAVDSEVTVRGWIRSRRDSKAGISFLAIYDGSCFDPIQAVVPNDLNNYNEEVLKLTTGCSVEVTGQVVASPAKGQDFELAATAVKVVGWVEDADTYPMAKTRHSIEYLREVAHLRPRTNVIGAVARVRNCLSQAIHRFYHEQGFFWVSTPLITAADCEGAGEMFRVSTLDLTNLPHTEQGDIDFNEDFFGKETFLTVSGQLNGEAYACALSKIYTFGPTFRAENSNTSRHLAEFWMVEPEVAFAELDDVAKLAEDMLKYVFKAVLEERRDDLEFFAQRIDKEVISRLEKFVESDFAQVDYTDAIQILLDSGKTFEFPVEWGIDMSSEHERYLAEEHFKAPVVVKNYPKDIKAFYMRMNDDGKTVAAMDVLAPGIGEIIGGSQREERLDILDQRMLDMGIEPESMSWYRDLRRYGTVPHSGFGLGFERLVSYVTGMGNIRDVIPFPRTPRSANF